Below is a genomic region from Brassica oleracea var. oleracea cultivar TO1000 chromosome C9, BOL, whole genome shotgun sequence.
TCATATAGTTTTTTTTTATCATTTGTATTTTTTATAGAAAAATATTAAATTACTGATAACAAAATTTTCATTGTGAGATTAATATAGTTTTAGTAATTTATAATTTTTTTTAAAAAAATAAGTTGTCAATGATCATTCAAAACTTTTATCAAAAAAATTGTTCAAAGTAAAATTTGAAACTAAAATATTGTATTTTATATGGTTTATAGTTTAATTTAAAATCAAAATATAACATATACATAAAAATCTAAATTTTTATTATATGTTTATTGTGGTTGTTTAATAGCTTAAAATTAAACAAATAAGATAGAAGATACACTATTTTTTTATCAAATTTTTATTATTCAAAATCATTAATTGTCATATATATTTTAGATACATTAGTCAATTCTGTAAATTTTATTTAAGGAAATAATAAAGTACATTAATGATGAATTTATTGTTAGTTTAATAAAAAACTTATTATATAATTAGATGAACCAAAATATTTCTCTAATGATTATAAGAATCATTCTAGTGATGACACGTGGCTAAAAAAAAAAAAGTTGTAATGTTTCTAATACAGGGGATGGTTAGTTTTCCAGTTTTCTCAAATTGATACAGAATATTAACAATTAATTTTTATAAAATATTTTTATATATTATTAATGCCCAAAGGGATAGTGGACCATTCGTTGTATACTATTAATAGTTGCTTGCCAGATGGCACTGGCCTATTGGACTACAACTCAGTACTCAATGAGTCAAAATAAACTCTAAGCTCCGCCGCCAGCGCGCAACTCCCGTTTCCTCTCAGCGGCAGTTTCCGATCGGGTCTTGAGCCATGTCAGGATGTCCCCGTACACCAAATCAACGTCCTCCTCCGATTCACCAACCATCTGATGCCACATCCCCGGATAGATCTTGATCGTCTTATCCTCGCTGCTTGCTCTCCGATGAAGCTCCTCCACGCACGCTTGGTCGCAAACAACGTCTCCTCCGCCATGCACTATCAGAAGCGGCACCTCCACCTCCTCGAACCTCCCCTGAAGCTCGTTACATACGCGGATCAGCTCGTAAGCCGTCGCGGCGCGCGGCCTCGCCACCGTCCTCCTAGGACTAGCAATCGCGAGCTTCCTCTTCCACGGCTCCTTGAAGGAAACATCGGGAATCGATCCGCGAGTGGGGATGACGCGCCAGGTAGGGATAAGATTCGCCACGACGAAGAGCAAATGCTCCAACGGCCACGGCGGTTTGAACTTCGCGCTGATTCCACACATGGCGCCGTTGAGGATGAGTCCGTCCCAGACGCCTCTCTGACGGAGCGAGATGTAGAGCGCGATGGCTCCGCCTAAGGACTCCGAGTAGAGAAAACAAGGAAGATTATGCGTCTCCTGGCGGTTACGGTTACGGAAGTCATCGAAGAAGGAGATACAGTCATCGACGACGGGATTGATGTCAGGGATATGAGCGACGAGGCCATCGGAGAATCCATGCCCTTGGTGATCGATCGCGCATGTGATGTAACCGGATTTAGCGAAGAGGATGGACGTAAGCTGGAGGAACCAGCTGGATTCGCCGGTGAAGCCGTGAACGACCGCGACGATACCGATGGGACGAGCTGGAGGGAGTGGAGACCACCATTGTGTGAAGATCTTGAGGCCGCGAGGGTTGGTGATGAAGGCGGAGGACTGGGTGACGGAATGCTTCGCGTAGAACTCATCGGCGGAGAGAGAGCCGAAGGGGTTGTTCTCGTCAGCGTCGGCGATTGGATGCAGAACCATTTTTTTGTTTCTTTTCAAGAAAATATCTCGAGGTGAAGGAGAAAAAGGTTGTTGTGGGGTTTGGGTAAACGGTTGAGGATTAAATGAGGTGTCATTTAATAAGGCTTGGATCTGGTGGTGTGGGGACACATGCTTTTAGTGTGGACGCTAACGACCAGCTGATCTTGGGCCCGGTTCGTTTTCAATTACAAATCTTTTATAGGTTCAATTTGGCTTTTTTTGGATAAAATTTAAGATATTCGGCCGGTTTAACCAATATTACTTATTAGGACAAATTTACGGTTAAGGTAGTTGGATGAGATAAGAAGGAAATCCAAAAAATCTGGCTATTTGCTACTTGTTTGTTTCATCCATGTACCAATACTTGTTTAGTCATGGCTGACCAACCAGAATTGGTTGAAATATTGTTTTGATTCCTTAATTTTAAACGGTCAATAGACAAAAAGCTTTAAACCTCCAAATTATAAGAAAAAATTATTTTGATTTAGCTTAAAATGTTGATGGGTTTCCCAAGGCTTAGAACCGATCTTGTTAATAACAAGAGTGTATGACTCTTTCTTTTAAAGGCCTTGTGATTATTCTAAACTTCTATGTGGAATGGAAAGAGAAACGGAAAGAAAACCTCTAACTGTGATCGAGAAAGAGATAACATTAAACTCTTAATATGATATTATTATATAAGGAAGGGATGAAACCAATATAGCTCGCCATACCCATTCTAAAGCTCTGCGCACCTAAGGCCTTTTATCTT
It encodes:
- the LOC106313527 gene encoding caffeoylshikimate esterase-like yields the protein MVLHPIADADENNPFGSLSADEFYAKHSVTQSSAFITNPRGLKIFTQWWSPLPPARPIGIVAVVHGFTGESSWFLQLTSILFAKSGYITCAIDHQGHGFSDGLVAHIPDINPVVDDCISFFDDFRNRNRQETHNLPCFLYSESLGGAIALYISLRQRGVWDGLILNGAMCGISAKFKPPWPLEHLLFVVANLIPTWRVIPTRGSIPDVSFKEPWKRKLAIASPRRTVARPRAATAYELIRVCNELQGRFEEVEVPLLIVHGGGDVVCDQACVEELHRRASSEDKTIKIYPGMWHQMVGESEEDVDLVYGDILTWLKTRSETAAERKRELRAGGGA